One Chloroflexota bacterium DNA window includes the following coding sequences:
- a CDS encoding DUF433 domain-containing protein, whose amino-acid sequence MKQLSKAHTRVKPIVARDWRACRAVERAPDKVSGEWVFRGTRVPLRALFENLRDGASIEDFLNWFSGVQREQVETVLDFELEALAMPIAQ is encoded by the coding sequence CACACACGCGCGTCAAGCCAATCGTGGCGCGTGATTGGCGCGCGTGCCGCGCGGTTGAACGTGCGCCCGATAAAGTCAGCGGCGAGTGGGTGTTTCGCGGCACGCGCGTGCCTCTGCGCGCCCTGTTCGAAAATTTGCGCGACGGCGCGTCAATCGAAGATTTCTTGAATTGGTTTTCCGGTGTTCAGCGCGAGCAAGTTGAAACCGTCCTTGATTTTGAACTTGAAGCATTGGCGATGCCGATTGCGCAATGA